One Alicyclobacillus acidoterrestris DNA window includes the following coding sequences:
- a CDS encoding ABC transporter ATP-binding protein produces MANAVELRNVTKIIGNKRIVNDLTFDIHEGEVFGLLGPNGAGKTTTIRMLVGLISISQGQVRIQGFDVAKDYARAIRQVGAIVENPEMYKYLTGYQNLLQYARMGSGIDRRRIDEVVEFVGLADRIHEKVKRYSLGMRQRLGLAQALLHRPSVLILDEPTNGLDPAGIRELRDHLRHLAKHSGVCVIVSSHLLSEMELMCDRVAIIQNGELVRVQTIDQLTAVDESQQEVVLDVDDVGATETVLRTLAVEIGPFVVNGSTVRMTLDRQRIPELNRRLVEAGVGVYEIRVLAKSLEDRFLEITGG; encoded by the coding sequence ATGGCGAACGCTGTAGAGCTCAGGAATGTGACGAAGATTATCGGGAATAAGCGAATTGTCAATGATTTGACGTTTGATATTCACGAGGGAGAAGTGTTCGGTCTGTTGGGTCCGAATGGAGCGGGGAAAACCACGACCATTCGGATGTTGGTCGGGCTTATCTCCATTTCGCAAGGCCAGGTGCGGATTCAGGGATTTGACGTCGCCAAGGATTACGCGAGGGCGATACGTCAAGTGGGTGCCATTGTGGAAAATCCGGAAATGTACAAATACCTGACGGGATATCAGAATTTGTTGCAGTATGCGCGGATGGGCAGCGGGATTGACCGGCGAAGAATTGATGAGGTTGTGGAGTTTGTCGGGTTGGCGGATCGTATTCATGAGAAGGTGAAGCGCTATTCCCTAGGCATGCGGCAGCGACTTGGCTTGGCCCAGGCGCTACTGCATAGGCCGTCGGTGCTGATTCTCGACGAACCGACGAATGGTCTCGATCCGGCTGGAATTCGCGAGTTGAGAGATCACCTTCGTCACTTGGCCAAGCATTCGGGGGTTTGCGTGATTGTCTCCAGCCACTTGCTCTCCGAGATGGAGTTGATGTGTGATAGGGTGGCCATTATTCAAAATGGGGAACTTGTGCGGGTGCAAACGATAGATCAGTTGACAGCGGTTGACGAAAGCCAGCAGGAAGTTGTGTTGGACGTGGATGATGTGGGCGCAACAGAGACTGTGCTTCGTACACTTGCGGTTGAGATTGGGCCTTTTGTAGTGAACGGATCGACGGTGCGGATGACGCTCGACAGGCAGCGAATACCGGAGTTGAACCGACGACTCGTTGAGGCCGGCGTGGGTGTGTATGAGATCCGCGTCCTTGCGAAGTCGCTGGAAGACAGATTTTTGGAAATCACAGGAGGCTAA
- a CDS encoding ABC transporter permease: MWGLILNENAKIYRRSRTWIFVGIVMLALLALCMLVRKSIPPSAHVWGLMNTSSGLITLITIFAAVVGGDIVASEFSTGTAKLLLTRPVSRLQILWSKYIAVLLFALGFVALLFVASWILGGLVLGFDGATMPYQYVGSNQEPAQIPYASEVLRSYAFPLVPLVMTLTVSFMISTLFRSSSLAIAVSILLLFAGTVVVTALSRYTWDKYILFANTNLSQYFVGGPSLKGMSLGFSVVVLIVYFVVFHLVAAIAFRKRDVAV, encoded by the coding sequence ATGTGGGGGCTGATTTTGAACGAGAACGCAAAAATTTATCGGCGTTCTCGCACGTGGATATTTGTGGGCATCGTCATGTTGGCGCTGCTCGCGCTGTGCATGCTCGTGCGCAAATCGATTCCGCCGAGCGCGCACGTCTGGGGGTTGATGAATACCAGCAGTGGGCTTATCACGTTAATCACCATTTTTGCCGCTGTGGTTGGCGGCGATATTGTCGCGTCGGAGTTTTCTACCGGTACAGCGAAGCTGTTGCTCACGCGACCGGTTTCTCGGCTTCAGATTTTGTGGTCAAAATACATCGCAGTCCTGCTGTTCGCACTGGGGTTTGTCGCGCTGTTGTTTGTGGCTTCTTGGATCCTCGGTGGCTTAGTGTTAGGTTTTGATGGCGCGACGATGCCATATCAATACGTGGGGAGCAACCAGGAACCGGCGCAGATTCCGTATGCTAGTGAGGTATTGCGCAGTTACGCATTCCCCCTGGTGCCGCTGGTGATGACGCTGACCGTGTCGTTTATGATTTCGACGCTGTTTCGCAGTAGTTCGCTGGCTATCGCGGTGTCTATCCTCCTTTTATTTGCGGGTACAGTAGTCGTCACAGCGCTCAGCCGTTATACGTGGGACAAGTATATTCTCTTTGCGAACACCAACCTTTCCCAGTATTTCGTCGGCGGGCCGTCCTTGAAGGGTATGAGCCTCGGCTTTAGTGTCGTGGTGTTAATCGTGTATTTTGTCGTCTTTCACTTGGTTGCGGCTATCGCCTTCCGGAAGCGAGACGTCGCCGTTTGA
- a CDS encoding 7-carboxy-7-deazaguanine synthase QueE, producing the protein MTTSTQRSYDWRPTYRQARDTNPLALTLPMVEIFQTVEGEGTRAGFPTVFVRVFHCNLRCTWCDTPYSYAPAKPEFEATIADIAQRAAAYGWENVCLTGGEPLIHRHKSQFLIEALAAVEHIQDIHIETNGAIDVRPFAELRASQAQLREKVRFIVDYKLPASGEMDKMVHHHLSALEPQDELKFVIANDDDFETAVDVLSRYRPRATALFSPVWETMPPDKLVEKILNAGLKRVKLNLQIHKVIWDPAARGV; encoded by the coding sequence ATGACAACGAGTACGCAGCGCAGCTACGATTGGCGACCAACGTATAGACAAGCCAGAGACACAAATCCATTGGCATTGACACTGCCGATGGTGGAAATTTTCCAAACGGTCGAAGGCGAAGGCACACGGGCCGGATTCCCGACGGTCTTTGTCCGCGTCTTTCACTGCAACCTACGGTGCACCTGGTGCGATACACCATACAGCTATGCACCGGCGAAGCCAGAATTCGAGGCGACCATCGCGGACATCGCACAAAGAGCTGCGGCGTATGGCTGGGAGAACGTCTGCCTCACTGGCGGGGAGCCGCTGATTCATCGGCACAAGTCCCAATTCCTCATTGAGGCACTCGCTGCCGTGGAGCATATTCAGGATATTCATATTGAGACAAACGGCGCCATCGACGTCCGACCGTTTGCTGAACTCCGCGCTAGCCAAGCACAATTACGGGAAAAAGTTCGATTTATCGTGGACTATAAGCTGCCAGCCAGCGGTGAAATGGACAAGATGGTTCACCATCATCTATCCGCCCTTGAGCCGCAGGACGAACTGAAGTTTGTCATCGCCAATGATGATGACTTCGAGACGGCTGTCGACGTGCTGTCGCGTTATCGCCCGCGCGCGACTGCGTTATTCAGTCCAGTCTGGGAGACGATGCCGCCAGATAAGCTCGTCGAAAAAATCCTGAATGCGGGACTTAAACGAGTCAAACTCAATCTACAAATTCACAAAGTGATTTGGGATCCGGCCGCTCGCGGCGTGTAA
- a CDS encoding cation diffusion facilitator family transporter, whose amino-acid sequence MAREHAHHHHGPGDHGHHHDHGDILHTHAPAGKMGRAFALTCIILIVELAGGAISHSLALMSDAGHVLTDVFAIGLSWFALRQSVKPADEKMTFGYARWGILAALLNGLTLIAITLWILWEAYHRLEHPSAVHSLWMFVSAAVGICINLYLAAGMRDEENLNVRSAVLHMLGDAAASAGVIVAGIVILLTHWYLVDPLLSIAIALFIAFGAWRIVRQTIKILMEATPQTIDFREVVGKLKAVPGIHDVHDVHVWAITNGQNALSCHAVLDGNMTIRESQQILRDAEHCLAHFGIGHVTIQIEDGSHPHDNRALCKAQDQSGEHHHHESDH is encoded by the coding sequence ATGGCGCGCGAACATGCGCATCATCACCACGGGCCCGGAGACCACGGACACCATCATGATCACGGTGATATTCTTCATACACATGCCCCGGCTGGGAAAATGGGCAGGGCATTTGCACTGACTTGTATCATTCTCATTGTAGAGTTGGCTGGTGGTGCGATTTCTCACAGCTTGGCATTAATGTCGGATGCGGGGCACGTCTTGACAGACGTATTCGCCATCGGGCTGTCTTGGTTTGCGTTGCGGCAGTCCGTGAAGCCGGCCGATGAAAAGATGACGTTCGGTTACGCCAGGTGGGGAATCTTAGCGGCGCTGCTCAACGGGTTGACGCTGATTGCCATTACATTGTGGATTTTGTGGGAGGCGTATCATCGGCTAGAGCACCCAAGCGCCGTTCATAGCCTGTGGATGTTTGTCAGTGCCGCGGTGGGGATTTGCATCAATTTGTACTTGGCGGCAGGAATGCGCGACGAAGAAAACCTGAACGTGCGAAGCGCAGTCTTGCATATGCTTGGCGACGCTGCGGCGTCTGCCGGCGTGATCGTAGCGGGCATCGTGATATTGTTGACCCATTGGTATTTGGTTGATCCGCTCTTGAGCATTGCCATTGCACTGTTCATTGCGTTTGGCGCCTGGAGAATCGTTCGCCAGACGATAAAGATTTTGATGGAGGCTACGCCTCAGACGATAGACTTTCGCGAAGTTGTCGGCAAACTCAAGGCAGTACCGGGTATTCATGATGTGCACGACGTGCACGTGTGGGCTATCACGAACGGTCAAAACGCACTGAGTTGTCACGCTGTGCTCGATGGAAATATGACGATACGCGAGAGTCAGCAGATTCTTCGCGACGCGGAACACTGTTTGGCCCACTTTGGTATTGGGCATGTCACGATTCAGATTGAGGATGGCAGTCATCCCCACGACAATCGGGCGTTGTGTAAAGCGCAGGATCAGAGTGGTGAACATCATCATCACGAGAGCGACCATTAG
- a CDS encoding aspartyl-phosphate phosphatase Spo0E family protein, with protein sequence MTNGDTRTISVIEYLRNKMILRAQATGDLLHQDVIQLSQQLDRFLVQDQRHRAEAEAAPRSGESATPSWPQIAAGNEPRYPVWLLRRWSRRHLRMVGGQGSVKMYKQSTR encoded by the coding sequence ATGACCAACGGGGACACCAGAACGATCAGTGTGATCGAATACTTGCGCAATAAAATGATATTGCGCGCACAGGCGACCGGCGATTTGTTGCACCAGGATGTCATTCAATTGAGCCAGCAGCTCGACCGATTTTTAGTTCAAGATCAGAGGCATCGCGCAGAGGCGGAGGCAGCGCCGCGCAGCGGTGAGTCTGCAACACCGTCATGGCCACAGATTGCTGCGGGGAATGAACCGCGGTATCCGGTTTGGCTCCTGCGGCGGTGGTCGCGCCGGCATTTGCGGATGGTTGGCGGGCAGGGGTCAGTGAAGATGTACAAGCAGTCGACGCGCTGA
- a CDS encoding alpha/beta-type small acid-soluble spore protein: MANNNNNDKLIPQAEQALNQMKYEIASEFGVQLGAETTSRENGSVGGEITKRLVAFAEQSLSGR, translated from the coding sequence ATGGCAAACAACAACAACAACGACAAGCTGATTCCACAGGCAGAGCAGGCTCTCAATCAGATGAAGTACGAAATTGCGTCGGAATTTGGCGTTCAGTTGGGTGCTGAAACAACTTCTCGCGAAAACGGTTCGGTTGGTGGAGAAATCACGAAGCGCTTGGTAGCTTTTGCTGAGCAATCGCTCTCTGGCCGCTAA
- the lgt gene encoding prolipoprotein diacylglyceryl transferase, with translation MHSYWFHIGAFPVRSYSTVFALAFLLGLGITLYFAKTKGNPGDAEHWWSLGPLCLVGGILGARFWQVFFFDWGYYSQYPGQIIQIWNGGLSIQGGIIGALIAAIIYLVRKKLSFFHFADIATPGILLGQSIGRDADFMNGSAYGAPTHQNFGVLFPADTLARQQYGNQPLWPAVIWEAQVDIVLMALLFVLLQRKKGWPRGFAFVYYLIVYNICRFFLEMLRGDSPRGVFGWDAAQWTALATVLVGVILAIWVFRKSKQKTPLGL, from the coding sequence GTGCATTCGTATTGGTTTCACATTGGTGCGTTCCCCGTTCGGTCTTACAGTACAGTATTTGCCCTGGCTTTCCTGTTGGGCTTGGGGATAACCCTGTATTTTGCTAAGACCAAAGGGAACCCCGGAGATGCTGAGCACTGGTGGAGCCTCGGGCCTTTGTGTCTGGTAGGCGGCATTTTGGGTGCTCGGTTCTGGCAAGTGTTCTTCTTCGATTGGGGTTACTATTCGCAGTATCCCGGTCAAATTATTCAAATCTGGAATGGTGGATTGTCGATTCAGGGTGGTATCATTGGCGCTCTGATTGCGGCCATCATTTACTTGGTGAGAAAAAAGCTGAGCTTTTTTCACTTTGCGGATATCGCGACGCCGGGTATTTTATTAGGACAGAGTATCGGGCGCGATGCGGACTTTATGAACGGAAGTGCATATGGTGCTCCGACACATCAAAACTTTGGTGTGCTCTTTCCGGCAGATACGTTGGCCAGACAGCAGTACGGCAATCAGCCGTTGTGGCCGGCGGTGATTTGGGAGGCACAGGTTGACATTGTTCTGATGGCCCTTTTGTTCGTCCTGTTGCAACGGAAGAAGGGGTGGCCGAGGGGCTTTGCATTTGTGTACTACCTCATCGTGTACAACATTTGTCGATTCTTCTTGGAAATGTTGCGCGGTGATTCGCCACGTGGTGTATTTGGCTGGGATGCGGCGCAGTGGACGGCGTTGGCAACGGTACTCGTCGGCGTAATACTCGCCATTTGGGTGTTTCGTAAGTCAAAGCAGAAGACGCCGCTTGGCCTCTAA
- a CDS encoding haloacid dehalogenase type II, giving the protein MAAIVFDSYGTLFDIDALVPPIAECTGVATHEAKRIALSWRRQQLDYAWNSVLMNRFMDFDKVTEAALRFALCDAGLDEDQVQTVVPTLVQAHQTLPLFDDVRPTLATLSAQHKLLMLSNGTFRSLQTLTNTQGILFDFDYILSTEPIRTYKPARAAYQLVLDTLACEKSEVVYVSGNHWDVTGAKAFGFKAYWLNRTGRAADVIPPTPDGQITSLHALVELL; this is encoded by the coding sequence ATGGCGGCTATCGTATTCGACTCTTACGGTACCTTGTTCGATATCGACGCTTTGGTGCCCCCGATTGCCGAGTGCACCGGCGTCGCGACCCACGAAGCAAAGCGAATTGCTCTGTCGTGGCGCCGTCAGCAACTGGACTATGCGTGGAACAGCGTGTTGATGAACCGCTTTATGGATTTTGACAAAGTGACCGAAGCTGCGCTTCGATTCGCACTGTGTGACGCAGGACTTGACGAAGACCAGGTACAAACCGTCGTACCAACACTCGTGCAGGCTCATCAAACACTGCCATTGTTCGACGACGTGCGGCCAACACTCGCCACACTGAGCGCACAGCACAAGTTGCTCATGCTGTCCAACGGCACGTTCCGCTCGCTGCAGACACTGACCAATACGCAGGGTATCCTGTTCGATTTTGACTATATTCTCAGCACCGAGCCAATCCGTACATACAAACCTGCTCGCGCAGCTTATCAATTGGTGTTGGATACGCTCGCGTGTGAGAAGTCGGAGGTCGTGTACGTCTCGGGGAATCATTGGGATGTGACAGGCGCGAAAGCCTTTGGCTTCAAAGCCTATTGGCTAAACCGCACGGGGCGCGCAGCCGATGTTATCCCTCCCACGCCGGACGGCCAAATTACCTCACTCCACGCGCTCGTCGAACTGCTGTAG
- the metA gene encoding homoserine O-acetyltransferase MetA, translating to MPIKIPDHLPAKEILQSEHIFVMGEQRAFQQDIRPLRILILNLMPIKEVTETQLLRLLGNSPLQVEVTLLRMRSHVAKNTSVEHLTEFYQTFEDVQKQAYDGMIITGAPVEHMDFEEVGYWAELCDILEWTKESVTSTLHICWAAQAALYYHYQIPKYPLPEKLFGVFEHTVNIRCNLTRGFDDTFFVPHSRHTDVRRQDIEAVGGLDILSESEEAGVFLVATPDARQIFVTGHAEYDALTLATEYQRDVERGLPVPLPKNYYPNDDATRTPKHQWRSHANLLFANWLNYCVYQETPYDLSGRIKHPLSIG from the coding sequence ATGCCGATTAAAATTCCAGACCATTTACCAGCAAAGGAAATCTTGCAGTCTGAGCACATTTTCGTAATGGGAGAACAACGGGCTTTTCAGCAGGACATTCGCCCGCTTCGTATATTAATTTTGAATTTAATGCCGATAAAAGAAGTGACCGAGACGCAATTGCTCCGCCTGCTCGGGAACTCCCCGCTACAAGTGGAAGTGACCCTATTGCGGATGCGCTCGCACGTGGCGAAAAATACCTCGGTAGAGCACCTGACTGAGTTTTATCAGACGTTTGAAGACGTTCAGAAGCAAGCATACGATGGCATGATTATCACGGGTGCGCCGGTAGAGCATATGGATTTTGAAGAAGTGGGATACTGGGCGGAACTTTGTGACATTCTCGAGTGGACGAAAGAGTCGGTCACCTCGACTTTGCATATCTGTTGGGCGGCACAGGCGGCTTTGTACTACCATTATCAGATTCCGAAGTATCCATTGCCTGAGAAACTGTTTGGTGTCTTTGAACATACGGTCAACATTCGATGTAATCTGACCCGTGGGTTTGACGACACGTTTTTCGTGCCGCATTCTCGGCACACGGATGTGCGAAGGCAGGACATTGAAGCCGTCGGCGGTTTGGATATCTTGTCCGAGTCGGAAGAGGCTGGTGTGTTTCTCGTCGCTACCCCGGACGCTCGGCAGATTTTTGTAACCGGTCACGCGGAGTACGACGCCTTGACGTTGGCGACCGAATATCAGCGCGACGTGGAGCGTGGACTTCCGGTTCCACTTCCGAAAAATTACTATCCGAATGACGACGCAACGCGCACGCCGAAGCATCAGTGGCGCTCACACGCCAATCTGTTGTTCGCAAACTGGCTCAACTATTGCGTGTACCAAGAGACGCCCTATGATTTAAGCGGTCGTATCAAACATCCATTGTCGATTGGCTGA
- a CDS encoding GNAT family N-acetyltransferase — MAEIDVWIRTLRAAEPAPMDLLLLADPSVDVIESYLSRSIVYVAERVPSDIIGVCAVLPTRPRTMEIVNVAVSEAWQQRGIGQRMLRAVMEDVCRKHRVSRLEIATGNSSFSQLRLYQKLGFRMSHIEHDFFVQNYAEPIFENGLQCRDLVHLWRDVTPFAEHSEAR, encoded by the coding sequence GTGGCTGAGATTGATGTTTGGATACGAACGTTGCGGGCTGCGGAGCCGGCACCGATGGATTTGTTGTTGCTGGCCGATCCGTCCGTGGACGTGATTGAGAGCTATCTGTCGAGGAGTATCGTCTACGTGGCGGAGCGGGTGCCGAGTGATATCATCGGGGTTTGTGCGGTATTGCCGACGCGGCCGCGCACGATGGAGATTGTGAACGTTGCGGTGTCAGAGGCGTGGCAGCAGAGAGGCATTGGTCAACGGATGTTGCGCGCGGTGATGGAAGATGTGTGTCGGAAACATCGCGTCTCGCGACTGGAGATTGCGACAGGGAACTCCAGTTTTTCGCAGTTGCGACTGTATCAGAAACTCGGTTTTCGTATGTCGCACATCGAACACGACTTTTTTGTTCAGAACTATGCAGAGCCGATATTCGAGAACGGCTTACAATGTCGAGATTTGGTTCATCTCTGGCGTGACGTCACGCCGTTCGCGGAGCACAGCGAAGCTCGCTGA
- a CDS encoding four-helix bundle copper-binding protein, which yields MPNENYHEQDFDFTSQFRSEGKPPEQPSEKPIHQPKKAYHQPPKKQVPWEESPSSPDMQVSMEIESEPSPMYHVKKPMKPHVQPKYKPPIAQPKPQPKAQPQQTEFMYMQYEYEFEEEKLEFDPGLFAVHPIHQCPNICEQVKDCMLTCERTLHMLMCRPDAYMRARQIAMLQDCVEVCQLTTRQIARRSPMLKLTLRYCAKVCQMCAHECMRLPDPESQNCCRISLHCAKICEKFLKCQKWA from the coding sequence GTGCCAAACGAAAATTACCACGAGCAAGATTTCGATTTCACGTCGCAATTTCGCAGTGAAGGAAAACCACCAGAACAGCCATCGGAGAAGCCTATACACCAACCAAAGAAAGCTTATCATCAGCCGCCGAAGAAACAAGTCCCTTGGGAGGAATCCCCTTCGTCACCAGACATGCAAGTATCGATGGAGATAGAGTCCGAGCCATCTCCCATGTACCACGTGAAAAAACCGATGAAGCCACACGTTCAACCCAAATACAAGCCACCTATCGCGCAACCAAAACCGCAGCCGAAAGCACAGCCTCAACAGACTGAGTTCATGTATATGCAGTACGAATACGAATTTGAAGAGGAGAAATTGGAGTTCGATCCCGGCCTCTTCGCCGTACACCCTATTCACCAATGTCCGAACATCTGTGAGCAAGTCAAAGACTGCATGTTGACGTGTGAACGGACGCTCCACATGCTGATGTGCCGTCCAGATGCGTATATGCGCGCAAGGCAAATCGCCATGTTGCAAGACTGCGTCGAGGTATGCCAGCTGACCACTCGGCAAATTGCACGGCGGAGCCCTATGCTCAAACTCACGCTCCGATACTGTGCAAAAGTCTGCCAAATGTGCGCGCACGAATGTATGCGACTGCCTGATCCCGAATCGCAGAATTGCTGCCGTATCAGCCTACACTGCGCAAAAATTTGCGAAAAGTTTTTGAAGTGCCAGAAGTGGGCCTAA
- a CDS encoding inorganic phosphate transporter, giving the protein MLIIAWVIAMFFAANIGASGTAASMGAAYGAGAVKRKWIALVLVAVAAFLGAVIGGGSVVKTISGGIVPSHDITVPITVLILASACLTLFISNLIGVPLSTSEVTVGAVVGVGLAISHIYVSKIVFIASVWLVMPFLAMAIAYLLGKVVRAVETRLARVSTATRYITLGFTVLLVLSGCYEAFSAGMNNVANAIGPLVASHVIGQRTGLYVGALFVAIGAVTLGGRVLETNAKKITKLSVLQGTAVSLTSATLVLIASIFGLPVPQTQATTMAIFGVGQSKVGRDIWRQDVVRRIVKIWIASPVSSLLLSYVLVELVLKGNWFALWIVGAVVVLSGLVWFVRRMRAKQSAVEQRKTL; this is encoded by the coding sequence ATGCTCATTATCGCATGGGTCATTGCGATGTTCTTTGCGGCCAATATTGGAGCGAGTGGCACTGCGGCCTCCATGGGCGCTGCGTACGGTGCGGGCGCCGTGAAACGAAAATGGATCGCACTGGTTTTAGTCGCCGTGGCTGCGTTTCTTGGCGCGGTCATCGGTGGCGGTTCCGTGGTGAAGACCATCAGTGGGGGGATCGTACCCTCGCATGATATTACAGTCCCAATTACCGTTTTAATCTTGGCTTCAGCTTGTTTAACCCTGTTTATATCCAACTTGATTGGGGTACCGCTGTCGACGAGTGAGGTCACCGTGGGCGCAGTTGTGGGCGTCGGTTTGGCGATCTCACACATTTATGTTTCGAAAATCGTGTTTATTGCGTCGGTTTGGCTCGTGATGCCGTTCCTTGCGATGGCCATCGCCTATTTGCTGGGCAAGGTGGTTCGCGCGGTGGAGACGAGGCTCGCCAGAGTATCCACCGCAACGCGTTATATTACACTTGGCTTCACGGTCTTGCTTGTGCTTTCTGGATGTTATGAAGCCTTTTCCGCAGGGATGAACAACGTGGCCAATGCGATTGGTCCACTCGTTGCCTCCCATGTTATCGGACAGCGTACAGGGTTGTATGTGGGAGCGCTATTTGTCGCAATTGGCGCTGTGACGCTAGGTGGCAGAGTACTGGAGACGAATGCGAAAAAAATTACGAAGTTATCTGTCCTGCAGGGGACGGCGGTATCGCTGACGAGCGCCACCCTCGTTTTGATTGCTTCTATATTTGGGTTGCCAGTGCCGCAGACACAGGCCACCACGATGGCGATATTCGGCGTGGGACAGTCTAAAGTCGGCCGCGATATTTGGCGACAGGACGTCGTGCGGCGCATCGTGAAAATCTGGATTGCGTCTCCAGTCTCCTCGCTTTTGTTGTCGTATGTGCTGGTTGAATTGGTGCTGAAGGGAAATTGGTTTGCGCTGTGGATAGTTGGAGCAGTCGTCGTCCTGAGTGGACTCGTTTGGTTCGTTCGCCGAATGCGGGCGAAACAATCGGCGGTTGAGCAACGCAAGACCCTGTAG
- a CDS encoding polysaccharide deacetylase family protein — MRKCILGIVCSLVMVGFVLGPTQTIDAQVLRQIGHDKTVYLTFDDGPSKRYTPQILDILSAKHVPATFFVLGFRVREFPAIARRLVVEGHEIGNHGYQHDFLPEKTAAWVAQDVKRTDGTIHQVTGSYPKYYRPPGGLITDNEAKSIVSLGHPVILWTVDSEDWKANSADKIIRHVMDQIQPGAVILMHDGVSNSRYTVEALPKIIDALRAQGYHFARLPQSL; from the coding sequence TTGAGGAAATGCATTCTAGGGATCGTGTGCAGCCTGGTCATGGTCGGCTTTGTCCTAGGCCCAACACAAACCATCGATGCCCAGGTGCTGCGTCAAATTGGCCACGACAAAACCGTCTATTTGACATTTGACGATGGTCCAAGCAAACGTTACACCCCACAAATTCTCGACATCTTAAGCGCTAAACACGTTCCAGCGACATTTTTTGTACTGGGATTCCGAGTGCGCGAGTTCCCAGCTATCGCGAGACGATTGGTCGTCGAGGGACACGAAATCGGCAACCATGGGTATCAACACGATTTTCTTCCAGAGAAAACTGCAGCATGGGTGGCCCAGGACGTCAAGCGGACCGACGGAACGATTCACCAAGTGACTGGCAGCTATCCAAAGTACTATCGGCCGCCGGGCGGACTGATTACAGATAACGAGGCGAAGTCAATCGTTTCACTAGGCCATCCGGTCATCCTTTGGACAGTCGACTCGGAGGATTGGAAGGCGAACAGCGCCGATAAAATTATCCGTCACGTGATGGATCAGATTCAGCCAGGCGCAGTGATTCTCATGCACGACGGTGTATCAAACAGCCGCTACACCGTAGAGGCTTTGCCAAAAATCATCGACGCGCTTCGCGCACAAGGGTACCATTTTGCACGACTCCCCCAGAGTTTGTGA
- a CDS encoding DNA-3-methyladenine glycosylase family protein — translation MHQLEVDIPASFNFASTVRRNIFGIGDVKVLGTAEAPVVARAFWIADEPIGVRIRVDKQAEKLIMETEDEKGAKQLLPLVRHWLDLDTDYEMAMSRLCQDPVLKPVVHALRGLHLQRDVDSFCCLVRMMVGQQVNVAFATTLTNRLIQLVGHKVDIGCETLDVFPKASDVARLSVDTLRTLQFSERKAQYIVNLAKMVADGQIDLSANNLDWMEDEDLITYLCQIRGVGRWTAQCCALFSLRRPDIFPAQDVGLLDAIGRLCGGVRPSIEQAADMAEAWSPYRSYAAHILWCSRRHLETGGNSPE, via the coding sequence GTGCATCAATTGGAAGTAGACATACCGGCGTCGTTCAATTTTGCATCCACCGTGCGACGAAACATCTTTGGCATCGGGGATGTAAAAGTTCTGGGAACAGCCGAAGCCCCCGTGGTTGCGAGGGCGTTTTGGATTGCAGACGAACCAATTGGCGTTCGTATTCGTGTGGATAAACAAGCTGAAAAACTCATCATGGAGACGGAAGACGAAAAAGGCGCAAAGCAGCTTCTTCCCCTCGTTCGCCACTGGCTCGATCTCGATACTGACTACGAAATGGCGATGTCACGGCTGTGCCAAGACCCTGTGTTGAAACCAGTCGTTCATGCCCTGCGTGGGCTGCACTTGCAGCGCGATGTCGATTCATTCTGTTGCTTGGTGCGCATGATGGTTGGTCAACAGGTGAACGTAGCATTTGCAACGACGCTCACGAACAGGTTGATTCAGCTCGTGGGGCACAAGGTGGATATCGGGTGTGAGACGCTAGACGTATTTCCGAAGGCGTCGGATGTGGCGAGACTCTCTGTCGATACGTTGCGGACCTTGCAGTTTAGCGAGCGCAAGGCGCAGTATATTGTGAATCTGGCGAAGATGGTGGCGGATGGGCAAATTGACTTGAGTGCGAACAATCTCGATTGGATGGAAGATGAAGACCTCATCACTTATCTTTGTCAAATTCGAGGTGTTGGCCGCTGGACTGCGCAGTGCTGTGCGTTATTTTCCCTCCGGCGCCCCGATATTTTTCCCGCACAGGATGTCGGGTTGTTGGATGCTATCGGGCGTCTGTGTGGCGGCGTGAGACCAAGTATCGAACAGGCTGCGGACATGGCAGAAGCCTGGAGCCCGTATCGCAGTTACGCCGCACATATTCTCTGGTGCAGTCGAAGGCACCTCGAGACAGGGGGGAATTCGCCTGAATAA